In Sulfitobacter sp. OXR-159, one DNA window encodes the following:
- a CDS encoding aspartate aminotransferase family protein: protein MPPITNHLPTADLQALDAAHHMHPFTTNDELGDKGARIITRAKGIYLTDSEGNEILDAMAGLWCVNLGYGREEMGKVAARQMNELPYYNTFFQTTHVPAIALAKELADLAPGDLNHVFFAGSGSEANDTNLRMVRTYWAQKGKPEKSHIISRKNAYHGSSVGSASLGGMTYMHEQGGLPIPGIHHIGQPDWYAEGGDMSPEDFGLKRAQELDAKIVELGADKVAAFIAEPVQGAGGVVIPPSTYWPEIQRICDKHDILLIADEVICGFGRTGNWFGSQTMGIKPHIMTIAKGLSSGYAPIGGSIVCDEVAEVINACEFNHGYTYSGHPVCAAVALENLRIMQEENIVDHVRDVAAPALKEALDKLGEHPLVGGVNISGLMASLPLTPDKESRAQFADGGVAGYTCREHCFANNLVMRHVGDRMIISPPLVITPEEIKIFAERATKALDATYADLKDKDVLKAAS from the coding sequence ATGCCGCCCATTACGAATCACCTCCCCACCGCGGACCTTCAGGCGCTTGATGCGGCGCATCATATGCATCCTTTCACCACCAATGATGAATTGGGCGACAAGGGCGCACGCATCATCACACGGGCCAAGGGCATCTATCTGACCGACAGCGAGGGGAATGAAATCCTCGATGCGATGGCGGGGCTGTGGTGTGTGAACCTTGGCTATGGCCGCGAAGAGATGGGCAAGGTCGCCGCGCGGCAGATGAACGAACTGCCCTATTACAACACCTTCTTCCAAACGACCCATGTGCCCGCCATCGCGCTGGCCAAGGAACTGGCCGACCTCGCCCCCGGTGATCTGAACCACGTCTTTTTCGCCGGGTCCGGATCAGAGGCGAACGACACCAACCTGCGCATGGTCCGCACCTATTGGGCGCAAAAGGGCAAGCCCGAGAAGAGCCATATCATCAGCCGCAAGAATGCTTATCACGGCTCTTCGGTCGGGTCGGCCAGTCTGGGCGGCATGACCTATATGCATGAGCAAGGCGGCCTGCCGATCCCCGGCATCCATCACATCGGTCAGCCCGATTGGTATGCCGAGGGCGGGGATATGTCGCCCGAGGACTTCGGCCTGAAACGGGCGCAGGAGCTTGACGCGAAGATCGTCGAACTGGGTGCCGACAAGGTTGCCGCCTTCATTGCCGAACCCGTGCAGGGCGCCGGCGGGGTTGTCATTCCGCCCAGTACCTACTGGCCCGAGATTCAGCGCATTTGCGACAAACACGACATTCTGTTGATCGCCGACGAGGTGATCTGTGGCTTTGGCCGGACAGGGAACTGGTTCGGCTCGCAAACCATGGGGATCAAGCCGCATATCATGACCATCGCCAAGGGCCTCAGCTCGGGCTACGCGCCGATTGGCGGGTCGATTGTGTGTGACGAAGTGGCCGAGGTCATCAACGCCTGCGAATTCAACCATGGCTACACCTATTCCGGTCACCCGGTCTGTGCCGCCGTGGCGCTGGAAAACCTGCGCATCATGCAAGAAGAGAACATCGTCGACCATGTGCGAGACGTCGCCGCCCCCGCGCTGAAAGAGGCGCTGGATAAGCTGGGAGAGCATCCGCTGGTTGGCGGGGTTAACATCTCTGGCCTGATGGCGTCTCTGCCGCTGACGCCGGATAAGGAAAGCCGTGCGCAATTCGCGGATGGGGGCGTCGCTGGCTACACCTGCCGGGAGCATTGCTTTGCCAATAATCTGGTAATGCGCCATGTCGGCGACCGGATGATCATCTCTCCGCCGCTGGTCATCACGCCCGAAGAGATCAAGATCTTCGCCGAACGGGCGACCAAGGCACTGGATGCGACCTATGCCGACCTAAAAGACAAGGACGTGCTGAAAGCTGCGTCCTAA
- a CDS encoding lytic murein transglycosylase, whose product MIRHYAMISGILATAGMGAPAFGSGPSESTRPAPRTSQAVVVSATPAEQTTPAEVTGDDAGLRAWVTEFRPRALQQGIDPDVFDRALDTVLYDTEVIRRDRNQSEFTKTIWDYLDTATSALRVQNGQKALAQWERTLEDIEIKYGVEKEIVTAIWGLESAYGSFRGGDSVLNSLATLAYDARRAEFFEGELLDALRILQAGDTDAEQLRGSWAGAMGHTQFMPSSFHAHAVDWDGDGRRDIWGDNPSDALASTAAYLKHFGWTTGQPWGVEVALPEGFDYLLADREVTKTPAEWADLGVTALNGDAVADHGPASILLPAGAQGAAFMIFPNFAVIERYNTADAYVIGVGHLADRIGGAGEIKQEWPREDRALSFDERIELQTLLTKAGFDTQKIDAKIGPLTVNAVRSYQQSEGIAPDGYASPRLLARLRNE is encoded by the coding sequence ATGATCCGGCACTACGCGATGATTTCAGGCATTCTTGCGACCGCAGGCATGGGGGCGCCGGCCTTTGGGTCGGGCCCTTCTGAATCCACGCGGCCCGCGCCGCGCACGTCGCAGGCCGTGGTTGTTTCCGCCACCCCGGCAGAGCAAACCACCCCTGCAGAGGTTACTGGCGATGACGCCGGGCTGCGCGCTTGGGTGACGGAATTCCGGCCCCGCGCCCTGCAGCAGGGCATCGACCCGGATGTTTTTGACCGCGCGCTGGATACGGTGCTCTATGATACCGAGGTGATCCGCCGCGACCGCAACCAGTCCGAGTTTACCAAAACGATCTGGGATTACCTCGACACCGCGACCTCGGCTCTGCGGGTGCAGAATGGGCAAAAGGCGTTGGCCCAGTGGGAGCGCACGCTGGAAGATATCGAAATCAAATACGGCGTAGAGAAAGAGATCGTCACCGCGATCTGGGGGCTAGAGAGCGCCTATGGCAGTTTCCGAGGCGGCGACAGCGTGCTGAATTCGCTGGCCACGCTTGCCTATGACGCGCGGCGGGCGGAGTTTTTCGAGGGCGAATTGCTGGACGCTCTGCGCATTTTGCAGGCGGGCGATACCGATGCTGAGCAGTTGCGTGGCTCTTGGGCGGGCGCGATGGGGCATACGCAGTTCATGCCGTCGTCCTTCCACGCCCATGCCGTCGATTGGGATGGTGACGGGCGGCGGGACATTTGGGGCGACAACCCCAGCGATGCGCTGGCCTCTACCGCGGCATATCTCAAGCATTTCGGCTGGACGACGGGCCAGCCTTGGGGTGTCGAAGTGGCCCTGCCCGAGGGGTTTGACTATCTGCTGGCCGACCGGGAGGTGACCAAGACCCCGGCGGAATGGGCCGACCTTGGCGTGACAGCGTTGAATGGCGACGCGGTTGCGGATCACGGGCCCGCGTCGATCCTGCTGCCCGCAGGTGCGCAGGGCGCGGCCTTTATGATCTTCCCGAATTTCGCGGTGATCGAGCGCTATAACACGGCGGATGCCTATGTCATCGGCGTCGGCCATCTGGCCGACCGGATCGGCGGCGCGGGGGAGATAAAGCAAGAGTGGCCCCGCGAGGACCGCGCGCTGAGTTTTGATGAGCGGATCGAATTGCAGACCCTGCTGACGAAGGCGGGTTTTGACACGCAAAAGATCGACGCCAAGATCGGCCCGCTGACCGTCAATGCCGTGCGCAGCTATCAGCAGTCCGAGGGGATCGCGCCGGATGGTTATGCTTCGCCCCGGCTGCTGGCCCGACTGCGAAACGAATAA
- the rnr gene encoding ribonuclease R yields MSKIPSKSEILDWIEQNPTLTAKRDIAKAFGIKGAARIDLKRVLKELEAEGHLEKRKRSYQDPDRLPPVSVLLVTGPDKDGDLFAKPMEWHGEGKEPVVLLIPRDSDPALGEGDRILARLTLVKGEDHHYEARLIRRIGSNPKKVLGIFRKAAEGGRIVPIDKGADREWRVGADHTHGAKDGELVEAEQAGPKGRMGSPRARIVERLGDPSEPRAVSLIAIHQHGIPDDFPDKVIEQADAAKPQGLKGREDLRDLPLVTIDPSDARDHDDACYAHADEDPKNEGGHVVWVAIADVAAYVTPGSALDIEARKRGNSTYFPDRVVPMLPDRLSGDLCSLHEGVPRACIAVRMVLDAKGNKIGHTFHRGLMRSPASLHYEEVQDAIDGNPNDRTGPLLEPVLKPLYAAYGALKTARAERQPLELDLPERRIELGDDGKVKSVNFRERLDAHKLIEEFMVLANVAAAETLLKKKTPLLFRIHEEPSPEKLESLRETAQAAGFTLAKGQVLQTAHLNRLLDQAAGTNDAELINLSTLRSMTQAYYGPAHIGHFGLALRSYAHFTSPIRRYADLIVHRALITAHGWGKDGLTPEEIEGLEQTGAHISDTERRSMVAERDTTDRYLAAFLSERVGNEFTGRISGIARFGAFVKLDETGADGLVPMRSLGREYFHHDPEAQTLMGSDTGMIIGIGQRVTVRLAEAVPVTGGIALELLEIEDQKVKQGGGAGRRSPAGRNPRGKAVKAKRKKDKIKRKVTRTRR; encoded by the coding sequence ATGAGCAAGATACCCAGCAAATCCGAGATCCTCGACTGGATCGAACAGAACCCCACGCTGACGGCCAAGCGCGACATCGCCAAAGCCTTTGGCATCAAAGGTGCGGCGCGGATCGATCTGAAGCGCGTACTGAAAGAGCTGGAGGCCGAAGGCCATCTGGAGAAGCGCAAGCGCAGCTATCAAGACCCGGATCGCTTGCCGCCGGTCTCGGTGCTGTTGGTCACGGGGCCGGACAAGGATGGCGATCTGTTTGCCAAGCCGATGGAGTGGCACGGTGAGGGGAAAGAGCCCGTCGTGTTGCTGATCCCGCGCGACAGCGACCCCGCCCTTGGCGAAGGCGACCGCATTCTGGCGCGGCTGACGCTGGTGAAAGGCGAAGACCACCACTATGAGGCGCGGCTGATCCGGCGCATTGGCAGCAACCCGAAAAAGGTGTTGGGCATCTTCCGCAAGGCTGCCGAAGGCGGGCGGATCGTGCCGATCGACAAGGGCGCAGACCGTGAATGGCGCGTCGGGGCAGACCATACCCACGGGGCCAAGGACGGCGAATTGGTCGAGGCCGAGCAGGCCGGACCAAAGGGGCGCATGGGCTCCCCCCGTGCGCGAATTGTCGAGCGGTTGGGCGACCCCTCAGAGCCGCGCGCGGTGTCACTTATCGCGATCCATCAGCACGGCATTCCCGATGATTTCCCCGATAAGGTGATCGAGCAGGCCGATGCAGCGAAACCGCAGGGCCTTAAGGGCCGCGAGGACCTGCGTGATCTGCCATTGGTCACCATCGACCCGTCGGATGCGCGTGACCATGATGACGCCTGCTATGCCCATGCGGATGAGGACCCCAAGAACGAGGGTGGTCATGTCGTCTGGGTCGCCATTGCCGATGTGGCCGCCTATGTCACACCCGGTTCGGCGTTGGATATCGAAGCGCGCAAACGGGGCAACTCCACCTATTTCCCCGACCGCGTTGTGCCGATGCTGCCGGATCGCCTGTCGGGCGATCTGTGCTCATTGCACGAAGGTGTCCCGCGCGCCTGTATCGCCGTGCGTATGGTGCTGGATGCCAAGGGCAACAAGATCGGTCATACGTTCCATCGCGGGCTGATGCGCTCGCCCGCATCCTTGCATTACGAAGAGGTGCAGGACGCCATTGACGGCAACCCCAACGACCGCACCGGCCCGCTGTTGGAGCCTGTGCTGAAACCGCTTTATGCCGCCTACGGCGCACTGAAAACTGCGCGGGCCGAGCGGCAACCGCTTGAGTTGGACCTACCGGAGCGCCGGATTGAGTTGGGCGACGACGGCAAGGTGAAATCGGTCAACTTCCGCGAAAGGCTCGACGCGCATAAGCTGATCGAAGAGTTCATGGTGCTGGCGAATGTCGCTGCCGCCGAGACCTTGCTGAAAAAGAAAACACCGCTGCTGTTTCGCATTCACGAGGAACCCTCACCGGAGAAACTGGAATCCCTGCGCGAAACGGCGCAGGCGGCAGGCTTTACCCTGGCCAAGGGGCAGGTGCTACAAACCGCGCATCTTAACCGGCTGTTGGATCAGGCGGCGGGGACGAATGATGCGGAACTGATCAACCTCAGCACCCTGCGGTCGATGACGCAGGCCTATTACGGGCCCGCGCATATCGGGCACTTTGGCCTCGCCCTGCGGTCTTATGCACATTTTACCTCTCCGATCCGGCGCTATGCCGACCTGATTGTGCACCGCGCCCTGATCACGGCGCATGGCTGGGGCAAGGACGGTTTGACCCCGGAAGAGATCGAAGGGCTGGAACAGACCGGCGCGCATATCTCGGACACCGAGCGGCGCTCGATGGTGGCAGAGCGGGACACGACCGACCGCTACCTCGCTGCCTTTTTGTCGGAGCGTGTGGGCAATGAGTTCACCGGTCGGATCAGCGGCATCGCCCGGTTCGGGGCCTTCGTGAAGCTGGACGAGACTGGCGCGGATGGGCTGGTGCCGATGCGGTCTTTGGGGCGCGAGTATTTCCACCATGATCCAGAGGCGCAGACGCTGATGGGGTCCGATACCGGCATGATCATCGGCATCGGCCAGCGCGTGACCGTGCGCTTGGCCGAGGCGGTCCCGGTGACCGGGGGCATCGCGCTGGAACTGCTTGAGATCGAAGATCAGAAGGTAAAACAAGGCGGGGGCGCTGGTCGGCGCAGCCCGGCGGGGCGCAACCCGCGCGGCAAGGCTGTGAAAGCCAAGCGCAAGAAGGACAAGATCAAGCGCAAAGTGACCCGCACCCGCCGCTGA
- a CDS encoding TIGR04282 family arsenosugar biosynthesis glycosyltransferase: MKPTLIVMVKEPHPGRVKTRLGRDLGMVGAAWWFRHQTRRLLRRIEDPRWQVVLAVAPDVEGLQSRVWSAHLPRWPQGRGNLGDRMARMLRAAPGPACVIGADIPGINRKELARAFDALGRHDAVFGPAPDGGYWLVGLKHPRRAPPSLFDAVRWSGPYALADSRATLPGYRIAEVSTLRDVDEIHDLP, translated from the coding sequence GTGAAACCAACGCTCATCGTTATGGTAAAAGAACCGCATCCCGGTCGGGTGAAAACCCGGCTGGGCCGTGACCTCGGCATGGTGGGCGCGGCATGGTGGTTTCGCCACCAGACGCGCCGCCTGCTGCGCCGCATCGAAGATCCGCGTTGGCAGGTGGTACTGGCTGTCGCGCCGGATGTCGAAGGGCTGCAAAGCCGGGTTTGGTCCGCGCATTTGCCCCGCTGGCCGCAGGGCAGGGGCAATCTGGGCGACCGCATGGCACGGATGCTACGCGCCGCACCCGGCCCGGCCTGTGTGATCGGGGCGGATATTCCGGGCATCAACCGCAAGGAACTTGCGCGGGCCTTCGACGCGCTCGGACGACATGACGCGGTCTTTGGCCCCGCGCCCGATGGGGGCTATTGGCTGGTGGGGTTGAAACACCCCCGCCGCGCACCGCCCAGCCTTTTCGACGCTGTGCGCTGGTCCGGCCCTTACGCGCTGGCCGACAGCCGTGCGACCCTGCCGGGCTACCGCATCGCCGAAGTCTCAACCCTGCGCGACGTGGACGAAATTCACGATTTGCCATGA
- the dapE gene encoding succinyl-diaminopimelate desuccinylase: MSGLDPVDLTAKLVRCASVTPVNDGALEVLEEVLGAAGFDCTRVDRGGICNLFARWGNKGNTKSFGFNGHTDVVPIGDEADWSIPPFGAEIKDGIMYGRGTTDMKSGVAAFVAAAVDFVKDTPPDGSIVLAITGDEEGDALDGTTALLDFMAENGERMDVCLVGEPTCPETMGDMIKIGRRGSMNAHFKVTGKQGHAAYPHRANNPLPAMMRLMDRLASHELDQGSDHFDPSTLAVVTVDTGNKATNVIPAQCRGAVNIRFNDHHSGASLSDWLRGEADKIAGEFGLQVDVEIKISGESFITPPGALSDLVAGAVEAETGVQPELSTTGGTSDARFVKAHCPVVEFGLVGQSMHQVDEHVRVEHIEQLKSIYSRVLRNYFT; encoded by the coding sequence ATGTCCGGTCTCGACCCTGTTGATCTCACCGCAAAACTGGTGCGCTGCGCCTCTGTCACCCCCGTTAACGATGGTGCGTTGGAAGTGCTGGAAGAGGTGCTGGGCGCGGCTGGGTTCGACTGCACGCGCGTGGACCGGGGCGGCATTTGCAACCTTTTTGCCCGCTGGGGCAACAAGGGCAACACCAAGTCTTTCGGCTTTAACGGTCACACCGATGTGGTCCCCATCGGGGATGAGGCCGACTGGTCGATTCCCCCTTTCGGAGCCGAGATCAAAGACGGCATCATGTATGGCCGCGGCACCACCGACATGAAATCCGGCGTGGCGGCCTTTGTCGCGGCGGCGGTTGATTTCGTGAAGGACACACCGCCTGATGGCTCCATCGTGCTGGCGATCACCGGGGATGAAGAGGGCGACGCCCTCGACGGGACCACGGCGCTGTTGGATTTTATGGCCGAAAACGGCGAGCGGATGGATGTCTGCCTTGTGGGGGAGCCGACTTGCCCCGAGACCATGGGCGACATGATCAAGATCGGGCGGCGCGGGTCGATGAACGCGCATTTCAAGGTGACGGGCAAACAGGGCCACGCGGCCTATCCGCACCGGGCCAACAACCCGCTGCCTGCGATGATGCGGCTGATGGATCGTTTGGCGAGCCATGAATTGGATCAGGGCAGCGATCATTTTGATCCTTCCACGCTGGCGGTTGTGACGGTCGACACTGGCAACAAGGCCACCAACGTGATCCCGGCGCAGTGTCGTGGCGCGGTGAATATCCGGTTCAATGACCACCATTCAGGCGCAAGCCTCAGCGATTGGCTGCGCGGCGAAGCGGATAAAATCGCAGGGGAATTTGGCCTGCAGGTTGATGTGGAGATCAAGATTTCCGGCGAGAGCTTTATCACCCCGCCGGGCGCTCTGTCCGATCTGGTTGCGGGCGCGGTGGAGGCGGAGACGGGCGTGCAGCCCGAGCTTTCTACCACCGGCGGCACTTCGGATGCGCGTTTCGTCAAAGCGCATTGCCCGGTGGTCGAGTTCGGTCTGGTCGGCCAGTCCATGCACCAAGTCGATGAACATGTGCGGGTTGAACATATCGAACAGCTCAAATCCATCTACAGCCGCGTGCTGCGGAATTATTTCACGTGA
- a CDS encoding GlsB/YeaQ/YmgE family stress response membrane protein: MTGIGWFAAIIVGGLAGWIAEKIMKSDMGLIMNIILGIVGALVANWLLMLIVGSTLGGWFGQLVVGIIGACLLIWVTRLVRGKT, from the coding sequence ATGACGGGTATCGGTTGGTTTGCCGCAATCATCGTGGGTGGCCTTGCAGGCTGGATCGCAGAAAAAATCATGAAATCGGACATGGGTCTGATCATGAACATCATCCTCGGCATCGTTGGTGCCTTGGTCGCGAACTGGCTCTTGATGCTGATCGTTGGCAGCACGCTGGGCGGTTGGTTCGGTCAGTTGGTGGTCGGTATTATCGGTGCCTGCCTGCTGATCTGGGTCACACGGTTGGTCCGCGGCAAGACTTGA
- the dapD gene encoding 2,3,4,5-tetrahydropyridine-2,6-dicarboxylate N-succinyltransferase, which produces MSNAQLETAIEAAWDTRDQITSATTGEVRDAIEETLNALDSGQLRVAEKQDDGQWHVNQWAKKAVLLGFRIKDMEHQEGGPQGAGWWDKVDSKFKGWGDAEWKEAGFRAVPNCVVRRSAYIAPGVVLMPSFVNIGAYVDSGTMVDTWATVGSCAQIGKNVHLSGGVGIGGVLEPMQAGPTIIEDNCFIGARSEVVEGCIVREGSVLGMGVFIGQSTKIVDRETGEIMYGEVPAGSVVVAGTMPSKNNVNLYCAVIVKRVDAKTRSKTSINELLRD; this is translated from the coding sequence ATGTCCAACGCCCAACTTGAAACCGCCATCGAAGCCGCTTGGGATACCCGCGACCAGATCACATCCGCCACCACCGGCGAGGTGCGCGACGCCATCGAAGAGACGCTGAATGCGCTCGACAGCGGCCAGCTGCGCGTGGCGGAAAAGCAGGACGACGGTCAGTGGCATGTCAATCAGTGGGCCAAAAAGGCCGTGCTGCTGGGCTTCCGCATCAAGGATATGGAACATCAAGAAGGCGGCCCGCAGGGCGCTGGCTGGTGGGACAAGGTCGACAGCAAATTCAAAGGCTGGGGCGATGCCGAATGGAAAGAGGCCGGTTTCCGCGCCGTGCCCAACTGCGTCGTGCGCCGCTCGGCCTATATCGCGCCCGGCGTGGTGCTGATGCCGTCTTTCGTGAACATCGGCGCCTATGTCGACAGCGGCACCATGGTTGATACATGGGCCACCGTCGGCTCCTGCGCGCAGATCGGCAAAAACGTGCACCTCTCGGGCGGCGTCGGCATCGGCGGTGTGTTGGAACCGATGCAGGCAGGCCCGACTATCATCGAAGACAACTGCTTTATCGGGGCGCGGTCGGAAGTCGTCGAAGGCTGCATCGTGCGCGAAGGTTCGGTGCTGGGCATGGGTGTCTTCATCGGCCAGTCGACCAAGATCGTCGACCGCGAAACTGGTGAGATCATGTATGGCGAAGTGCCCGCAGGGTCGGTTGTTGTTGCAGGCACCATGCCATCGAAGAACAACGTGAACCTTTACTGCGCCGTGATCGTGAAACGGGTGGACGCCAAGACCCGCTCCAAAACCTCGATCAACGAGTTGCTGCGCGACTGA
- a CDS encoding LOG family protein → MTEEHRHPLRRANVDRAKAQDAPDTPQTRAPAYRLAFTDDDFMCRDELRPVRLQLELLKPELLLDAHGIQSTIVLFGGARIPAPAEKHTARTKTLADLSRFYDETRTFARLMTEKSMETGGVENVIVTGGGPGVMEAGNRGALDAGGHSIGLNIVLPFEQAPNEYVTPELCFNFHYFAIRKMHFLMRARAICVFPGGFGTMDELFEALTLIQTGRMNRVPFLLFGREFWEKIINWDALADAGTISAEDLDLFRFVESADEAMEVIENWETAPAREHVPGREEVEDHG, encoded by the coding sequence ATGACCGAGGAACACCGCCACCCCCTGCGCCGCGCCAATGTTGACCGCGCCAAGGCCCAAGACGCCCCCGACACGCCGCAAACCCGCGCGCCCGCCTACCGTCTGGCCTTTACCGACGATGACTTCATGTGCCGCGATGAGCTGCGCCCGGTGCGCCTGCAACTGGAATTGCTCAAGCCCGAACTGCTGCTCGATGCCCACGGCATCCAATCAACCATCGTGCTCTTTGGCGGCGCGCGCATTCCTGCACCAGCCGAGAAACACACCGCCCGCACCAAGACGCTGGCCGATCTGTCGCGTTTTTATGACGAGACGCGCACCTTTGCCCGGCTGATGACTGAAAAGTCGATGGAGACCGGCGGCGTGGAGAACGTCATCGTCACCGGCGGTGGGCCGGGTGTGATGGAGGCGGGCAACCGTGGCGCGTTGGACGCAGGCGGCCATTCCATCGGCCTGAATATCGTTCTGCCGTTTGAGCAGGCGCCCAACGAATATGTCACGCCGGAGCTTTGCTTTAACTTCCACTATTTCGCGATCCGCAAGATGCATTTCCTGATGCGCGCCCGCGCGATCTGCGTCTTCCCCGGTGGTTTCGGCACCATGGACGAGCTCTTTGAGGCCCTGACGCTGATCCAGACCGGCCGCATGAACCGCGTGCCCTTCTTGCTGTTTGGGCGCGAGTTCTGGGAAAAAATCATCAATTGGGACGCGCTGGCCGATGCCGGAACGATCTCTGCCGAAGACCTCGACCTGTTTCGCTTTGTCGAAAGCGCGGATGAGGCGATGGAGGTGATCGAGAATTGGGAAACCGCCCCCGCCCGCGAACATGTGCCGGGCCGGGAAGAGGTCGAAGATCATGGCTGA
- a CDS encoding nitronate monooxygenase: MLTTRLTKRLGISYPIIQAPMAFAAGGRLAAAVSSAGGLGMIGGAYDSGEWIAEQQDLAGNQSVGCGFITWKLREHPQALEQVLARDPAAVFLSFGDPAEFVPAIQAAKVPLICQVQTLRDAAHAIDLGAEIIVAQGAEAGGHGEKRATFTLVPEIADHIARHAPEVLLCAAGGVADGRGLAAALMLGADGAVVGSRFWASEEALVHPAMLEAAIKASGDDTLRSTVTDIMRGYDWPKRYTGRVLRNEFTDRWHDDPAGLRAALAQELPRWQAAVAEGDARTANAFVGEVAGLIGAVKPAADILRDIVQGAEMALGQTFTR; the protein is encoded by the coding sequence ATGCTGACCACGCGACTGACCAAACGGCTGGGGATCAGCTATCCGATCATCCAAGCGCCCATGGCCTTTGCGGCGGGCGGTCGGCTGGCGGCTGCGGTCTCAAGCGCGGGGGGCTTGGGTATGATCGGCGGTGCTTACGATTCCGGCGAATGGATCGCTGAGCAGCAAGATCTGGCGGGCAACCAATCGGTCGGCTGCGGCTTTATCACTTGGAAACTGCGGGAGCATCCGCAGGCGTTAGAGCAGGTGCTCGCCCGCGATCCGGCGGCGGTCTTTCTGTCTTTTGGCGATCCGGCAGAGTTCGTGCCCGCGATCCAAGCGGCCAAGGTGCCTCTGATCTGTCAGGTGCAAACCCTGCGCGATGCCGCCCATGCGATTGATCTGGGGGCTGAAATCATTGTCGCCCAAGGGGCCGAAGCCGGTGGCCACGGCGAAAAACGCGCGACCTTTACGCTGGTGCCCGAAATCGCGGATCACATCGCCCGCCATGCGCCCGAGGTGCTGCTTTGTGCGGCGGGCGGCGTGGCGGATGGGCGCGGGTTGGCTGCAGCGCTGATGCTCGGGGCCGATGGGGCGGTCGTCGGCTCGCGTTTCTGGGCCTCGGAAGAGGCGCTGGTGCATCCCGCGATGCTTGAGGCCGCGATCAAGGCCAGCGGCGATGACACGCTGCGCAGCACGGTGACCGACATCATGCGCGGCTATGACTGGCCCAAACGCTACACGGGCAGGGTGCTGCGCAATGAGTTTACGGACCGCTGGCATGATGACCCTGCCGGGCTGCGCGCCGCGCTGGCGCAGGAGTTGCCACGTTGGCAGGCGGCGGTGGCAGAGGGCGATGCCCGCACCGCCAACGCCTTTGTCGGAGAGGTCGCAGGGTTGATCGGCGCGGTCAAACCCGCCGCCGATATCCTGCGCGATATTGTCCAAGGGGCCGAAATGGCCTTGGGCCAGACCTTTACCCGGTGA